In Phocoena sinus isolate mPhoSin1 chromosome X, mPhoSin1.pri, whole genome shotgun sequence, a genomic segment contains:
- the LOC116748075 gene encoding THO complex subunit 7 homolog, producing the protein MTDDEVIRKRLLIDGDGAGDDERINQLVKSFIKWCYSGSQEEGYSQYQQMLSTLSQCELSMGKTLLVYDMNLREVENYEKTYKEIEGNIAGAHETIAECKKQILQAKQTRKNLQECDALAKAIQRYPDRHETLKEIEALGKELEHLSRVKQSVEDKLELRRKQFHVLFTTIHELQQALENDEKLSEVEEAQETSMGTDPKP; encoded by the coding sequence ATGACTGACGACGAAGTCATACGGAAGCGTCTCCTAATTGACGGAGATGGTGCTGGAGATGATGAGAGAATTAATCAGCTCGTGAAAAGTTTCATTAAATGGTGCTACTCTGGATCCCAGGAAGAGGGATACAGCCAGTACCAACAAATGCTGAGCACACTGTCCCAATGTGAACTTTCAATGGGCAAAACTTTGCTGGTATATGATATGAATCTCAGAGAAGTGGAAAATTACGAAAAAACttacaaagaaatagaaggtaACATTGCTGGAGCACATGAAACAATTGCTGAGTGCAAAAAGCAAATTCTTCAAGCAAAACAAACACGAAAAAATCTCCAAGAATGTGATGCATTGGCAAAAGCGATCCAGCGTTATCCAGACAGGCATGAGACATTAAAGGAAATAGAGGCTCTGGGAAAAGAATTAGAGCATCTTTCACGTGTTAAACAAAGTGTTGAAGATAAGCTAGAATTGAGAAGAAAACAGTTTCACGTTCTTTTTACTACCATCCACGAACTTCAGCAAGCACTGGAAAATGATGAAAAGCTCTCAGAGGTAGAAGAAGCTCAAGAAACAAGCATGGGAACTGATCCTAAACCATAG